A region from the Deltaproteobacteria bacterium genome encodes:
- the tldD gene encoding metalloprotease TldD gives MEVVRPERFFHERFGLSDRALERILGTALERRADFADLYFEFRVNQTASLEEGVVKKATRNVSQGVGVRVVAGARSGYAHSDEVSLERLELAARTARAIADEHSATAALPATRAAAAAHDLYPVARPPIDTPPADQVALLQRLDAAARAIDPSITNVLAGIGLEYRVILVVTSAGAVVGDVRPLVHLSVTCIAERGGRREQGSYGGGGRFVFDTLLDGRAERFAREAARQALTNLEAAAAPAGTMTVVLGPGWPGVLLHEAIGHGLEGDFNRKRVSAFTDRIGTRVASELCTVVDDGTLASRRGSLNVDDEGTATQRTVLIERGILRGYLQDRLNAALMRMPPTGNGRRESFAHLPMPRMTNTFMLAGEDAPEDIIRSVDRGLYAVYFGGGQVDITSGKFVFSASEAYLIEGGKVTRPVCGATLIGNGPDVLTRITRVGADLRLDEGIGTCGKDGQSVPVGVGLPTVRIDGLTVGGTRP, from the coding sequence ATGGAGGTGGTGCGGCCCGAGCGGTTCTTCCACGAGCGCTTCGGGCTCTCCGACCGCGCGCTCGAGCGCATCCTGGGCACGGCGCTCGAGCGGCGCGCCGACTTCGCCGACCTCTACTTCGAGTTCCGCGTGAACCAGACCGCGTCGCTCGAGGAGGGCGTGGTGAAGAAGGCCACGCGCAACGTGAGCCAGGGCGTGGGCGTGCGCGTGGTCGCCGGCGCGCGCAGCGGCTACGCGCACTCCGACGAGGTCTCGCTCGAGCGGCTCGAGCTGGCGGCGCGCACGGCCCGGGCGATCGCCGACGAGCACAGCGCGACGGCCGCGCTCCCCGCCACGCGCGCGGCCGCCGCCGCGCACGACCTCTACCCGGTCGCCCGCCCGCCCATCGACACGCCGCCCGCGGACCAGGTGGCGCTCCTCCAGCGCCTCGACGCGGCCGCGCGCGCCATCGACCCCTCCATCACCAACGTGCTCGCCGGCATCGGGCTCGAGTACCGCGTCATCCTGGTCGTCACCTCCGCGGGCGCGGTGGTGGGCGACGTGCGGCCGCTCGTGCACTTGAGCGTCACCTGCATCGCGGAGCGCGGCGGCCGGCGCGAGCAGGGCAGCTACGGGGGCGGCGGGCGCTTCGTGTTCGACACCCTGCTCGACGGCCGCGCCGAGCGCTTCGCGCGCGAGGCGGCCCGGCAGGCGCTCACCAACCTGGAGGCCGCGGCCGCGCCCGCGGGCACGATGACGGTCGTCCTCGGCCCGGGCTGGCCGGGCGTCCTCCTGCACGAGGCGATCGGCCACGGCCTCGAGGGCGACTTCAACCGCAAGCGCGTGTCCGCCTTCACCGACCGCATCGGCACGCGCGTCGCCTCGGAGCTGTGCACGGTGGTCGACGACGGCACGCTCGCCAGCCGCCGCGGCTCGCTCAACGTCGACGACGAGGGCACGGCCACGCAGCGCACGGTGCTGATCGAGCGCGGCATCCTGCGCGGCTACCTCCAGGACCGGCTCAACGCGGCGCTCATGCGCATGCCGCCCACCGGCAACGGCCGGCGCGAGAGCTTCGCGCACCTCCCCATGCCGCGCATGACCAACACCTTCATGCTGGCCGGCGAGGACGCGCCCGAGGACATCATCCGCTCGGTCGACCGCGGCCTCTACGCGGTCTACTTCGGCGGCGGGCAGGTGGACATCACGAGCGGGAAGTTCGTCTTCTCGGCGAGCGAGGCGTACCTGATCGAGGGCGGCAAGGTGACGCGGCCGGTGTGCGGCGCGACGCTCATCGGCAACGGGCCCGACGTGCTCACGCGCATCACGCGCGTGGGCGCGGACCTGCGGCTCGACGAGGGCATCGGCACCTGCGGCAAGGACGGGCAGTCGGTGCCGGTCGGGGTCGGCCTGCCGACGGTGCGCATCGACGGCCTCACCGTGGGCGGCACGCGGCCGTGA
- the queG gene encoding tRNA epoxyqueuosine(34) reductase QueG: MRSREATIAAAARTLGFSRAGTAPLGPLPVGPFLEAWLAEGRAGEMGYLARRTAERIDPRSVRPWARAVISLAFAYRPPPPPASDWRVTLTGRIAAYALGQDYHARVGALLDALAARLAAAFPGARFEGYVDTGPVLEREWAMRAGLGWIGRHTLLLDRAAGSYFFLAELFTDLELAPAPLPADHCGTCSRCHAACPTGALGPGYTIDPRRCLSYLTIEHRSAIPAELRPRLDNWVFGCDLCQEACPWNGDARDAAGREELAPHLPSLLALDEAGFRARFGRTAVARAKRRGLLRNAAVALGNSENPDAVPPLAAALADPEPLVRAHAAWALGRLGGARARRALEAARARETDSGVVAEIGAALAA; encoded by the coding sequence ATGCGCTCCCGCGAGGCGACGATCGCGGCCGCGGCGCGCACGCTGGGATTCTCCCGCGCCGGCACGGCGCCGCTCGGCCCGCTTCCGGTGGGCCCCTTCCTCGAGGCCTGGCTCGCGGAGGGACGCGCCGGCGAGATGGGCTATCTGGCGAGGCGCACCGCGGAGCGGATCGACCCGCGCTCCGTGCGGCCGTGGGCGCGCGCCGTCATCTCGCTCGCCTTCGCCTACCGCCCGCCGCCCCCGCCGGCCTCCGACTGGCGCGTGACGCTCACCGGCCGGATCGCCGCCTACGCGCTCGGCCAGGACTATCACGCGCGCGTGGGCGCGCTCCTGGACGCGCTCGCCGCGCGCCTCGCGGCGGCCTTCCCCGGCGCGCGCTTCGAGGGCTACGTCGACACCGGCCCGGTGCTCGAGCGCGAGTGGGCCATGCGCGCCGGCCTCGGCTGGATCGGCAGGCACACGCTGCTCCTCGACCGCGCTGCCGGTTCGTACTTCTTCCTGGCCGAGCTGTTCACGGACCTCGAGCTCGCACCGGCACCGCTGCCCGCCGACCATTGCGGGACCTGCAGCCGCTGCCACGCCGCCTGCCCGACCGGCGCCCTCGGCCCCGGCTACACGATCGACCCCCGCCGCTGCCTCTCCTACCTCACCATCGAGCACCGGAGCGCGATCCCGGCCGAGCTGCGCCCGCGCCTCGACAACTGGGTCTTCGGCTGCGACCTCTGCCAGGAGGCGTGCCCGTGGAACGGCGACGCGCGCGACGCGGCCGGCCGGGAGGAGCTGGCGCCGCACCTGCCCTCGCTGCTCGCGCTCGACGAGGCGGGTTTTCGGGCGCGCTTCGGGAGGACGGCCGTCGCGCGCGCGAAGCGGCGCGGGCTCCTCCGCAACGCGGCGGTGGCGCTCGGAAACAGCGAGAACCCCGACGCCGTGCCCCCCCTCGCCGCCGCCCTCGCCGATCCCGAGCCGCTGGTGCGCGCGCACGCAGCGTGGGCCCTCGGCCGCCTGGGCGGTGCGCGCGCGCGGCGCGCGCTCGAGGCGGCGCGAGCGAGAGAGACGGACAGCGGCGTGGTCGCGGAGATCGGGGCGGCTCTCGCCGCCTGA